Proteins encoded within one genomic window of Geotalea daltonii FRC-32:
- a CDS encoding PDC sensor domain-containing protein has product MVERILFSVRLLMIMAYLCAVVGVEAGNAQIWYGNGKLPAMNNNGNAEAFTVDGTVALASLITIGDGHLVKIADEFKTLAARDEVIAGDWQKTKELLKNVADRNVPALMWFALPSGDYWTVEKDRAEANLKSRPYFSRLLAGKTVIGDLVVSKTSEKNVAVVAVPVLKDKKVVGMLGASVFLDKLSGQIKREMALPSNIIFFSFDAQPLMAIDWDEELIFRDPRELGEEVDRAFREMLAKEKGSVSYSFRGKTRDILFEKSPVTNWWYGLGVVQGEAGTAR; this is encoded by the coding sequence ATGGTAGAACGCATCCTCTTCTCAGTTCGTTTGCTGATGATCATGGCTTACCTGTGTGCCGTTGTCGGGGTGGAGGCAGGAAACGCCCAGATTTGGTACGGCAACGGCAAATTGCCTGCCATGAATAATAATGGGAACGCAGAAGCCTTCACCGTTGACGGCACGGTGGCTCTCGCTTCTCTCATTACCATCGGCGATGGCCATCTGGTGAAGATAGCCGACGAGTTCAAAACACTGGCGGCACGGGACGAGGTCATCGCCGGAGATTGGCAAAAGACAAAGGAGTTGCTCAAGAATGTCGCCGACAGGAACGTGCCGGCGCTGATGTGGTTTGCCCTCCCCTCCGGGGACTACTGGACGGTGGAGAAAGACCGTGCCGAGGCTAACCTGAAATCACGCCCGTATTTTTCCCGTCTATTGGCAGGAAAAACAGTGATTGGCGATCTGGTGGTAAGCAAAACAAGCGAAAAAAATGTTGCCGTCGTGGCAGTACCGGTACTCAAGGACAAGAAAGTGGTTGGCATGCTGGGGGCATCAGTCTTTCTCGACAAGCTCAGCGGGCAGATCAAGCGGGAGATGGCATTGCCTTCGAACATCATCTTTTTCTCATTCGATGCGCAACCGCTTATGGCCATCGATTGGGATGAGGAGCTCATCTTCAGGGACCCCAGGGAGCTTGGTGAGGAAGTCGACAGGGCGTTCCGGGAGATGCTTGCCAAGGAAAAAGGCTCTGTTTCCTACAGCTTCCGCGGAAAAACCAGAGATATCCTTTTTGAGAAATCACCCGTCACCAACTGGTGGTATGGCCTTGGAGTGGTACAAGGCGAAGCTGGGACAGCCCGGTGA
- a CDS encoding GNAT family N-acetyltransferase, which translates to MEEITGSSWTRFIKNGYRIFLGSGASCPHTLIEQFLESARYFMDLELVYLLTIGETPWTDPKYEHNLRVNTFFLDQGTRDAVRTGRADYTPCFLSEIPALFTEDVLPVDVALIQVTPPDAQGYCSLGVAVDIVLAAAKSAKYIIAQINDQMPRTFGQCYLHQDEIAAFLRVSQPLPQVPAFEMDDVTLQIGKYVSLLIEDGCTLQAGIGKIPDAVLRRLTGYNDLGVHTEMFSDGLLNLYKNGNITNRFKGLHEGKTVASFCFGSQKVYDFVDNNPHVEFHGTAYVNNPSVIARNRKMISITSATQVDLTGQIVSDSVAGQFYSGLGGQVDFIRGAGMSPGGRPIIALPSTAKNGTISRIVSVASPGAGVGATRGDVHYVVTEYGIATLRGRSIRERVMELIQIAHPKFRDQLLDDMLKSYKVPAYQRDTPSPVKELGDTEVIRLDGKGEDYFLRPLRPSDQRRLQTFFYSHDKATLFQRYRNEPKKMGTAKAYRLVNTDLSRDMALCIVERQGPREVILAVGRYYVLEGGEEAEAAFVVHESMRDKGFASLLLEKLIHIARMRRLKVLVGNVRADNPSMRRVFEKFHFTAAPAEEPSELRYLLNLEDHAEP; encoded by the coding sequence ATGGAAGAGATCACCGGCAGTTCCTGGACCAGGTTCATCAAAAACGGCTATCGCATTTTTCTCGGCTCCGGAGCTTCCTGTCCCCATACGCTCATCGAGCAATTCCTGGAATCGGCCAGGTATTTCATGGACCTGGAGCTGGTCTACTTGCTCACCATCGGCGAGACACCGTGGACCGACCCCAAGTACGAGCACAACCTGCGGGTCAATACCTTCTTTCTCGACCAGGGAACCAGGGATGCCGTGCGAACCGGCCGGGCCGACTACACCCCCTGTTTCCTCTCGGAGATCCCGGCGCTTTTTACGGAAGACGTGCTTCCCGTCGACGTGGCGCTCATCCAGGTGACCCCCCCCGACGCCCAGGGCTATTGCTCCCTCGGGGTCGCCGTCGATATTGTTCTGGCGGCGGCCAAATCGGCCAAGTACATCATCGCCCAGATCAATGACCAGATGCCCCGCACCTTCGGCCAATGCTATCTCCATCAGGACGAGATCGCGGCATTCCTCAGGGTTTCCCAGCCCCTTCCCCAGGTGCCCGCCTTCGAGATGGACGACGTCACCCTGCAGATCGGCAAGTACGTTTCCCTCCTCATCGAGGACGGCTGCACGCTGCAGGCGGGGATCGGCAAGATCCCCGATGCGGTGTTGCGCCGGCTTACCGGCTACAATGACCTGGGGGTCCACACGGAAATGTTCAGCGACGGGCTCTTGAACCTGTACAAGAACGGCAACATCACCAACAGATTCAAGGGGCTCCACGAAGGGAAAACCGTCGCTTCCTTCTGTTTCGGCAGCCAGAAGGTCTATGACTTTGTTGACAATAATCCCCACGTGGAGTTTCACGGCACTGCCTACGTCAACAACCCTTCAGTCATCGCCCGGAACCGCAAGATGATCTCGATCACCAGCGCCACCCAGGTGGACCTTACGGGGCAGATCGTTTCCGATTCGGTGGCAGGGCAGTTCTACAGCGGCCTCGGCGGCCAGGTGGACTTCATCCGCGGTGCGGGCATGAGCCCCGGCGGGCGTCCCATCATCGCTCTCCCTTCCACGGCAAAGAACGGCACCATCTCGCGCATCGTCTCCGTGGCCAGCCCTGGAGCGGGAGTGGGCGCCACCAGGGGGGACGTCCATTACGTGGTGACCGAATACGGCATCGCCACTCTGCGCGGCCGCAGCATTCGGGAACGGGTCATGGAGCTTATCCAGATCGCCCATCCCAAGTTCCGGGACCAGCTCCTGGACGACATGCTGAAATCCTACAAGGTGCCTGCTTACCAGCGGGACACACCCTCGCCGGTCAAGGAACTGGGGGACACGGAGGTCATCAGGCTGGATGGGAAGGGAGAGGATTACTTTCTGCGCCCCCTGCGCCCTTCGGACCAGCGGCGTCTCCAGACCTTTTTCTATTCCCACGACAAGGCGACCCTTTTCCAGCGTTACCGCAACGAGCCGAAAAAAATGGGCACGGCCAAGGCCTACCGCCTGGTGAACACCGACCTTAGCCGGGACATGGCGTTATGTATCGTCGAGCGTCAGGGCCCACGGGAGGTGATCCTGGCCGTGGGGCGCTACTACGTGCTGGAAGGGGGAGAAGAGGCGGAAGCGGCCTTCGTCGTTCATGAGTCCATGCGCGACAAGGGATTTGCCAGCCTGCTCCTGGAAAAGCTCATCCACATCGCCCGGATGAGAAGGCTGAAAGTGCTGGTCGGCAATGTCCGTGCCGACAACCCCTCCATGCGCCGGGTATTCGAAAAGTTCCATTTCACCGCGGCCCCTGCTGAAGAACCGTCCGAGCTGCGCTACCTGCTCAATCTGGAGGACCATGCTGAGCCTTGA
- a CDS encoding histone deacetylase family protein, translating into MLSLEKKFPKGKGRFVLFSHPDCLLHRVREDHPETPARLESILHGCAALPASLPLSFQVPPPATVAQLQLVHEEKYLLNLEAACRQRDPLFMTPDNHICPDTFRAVLAAAGCALALGETLLENGAGFALVRPPGHHAGRKSAEGFCFVNHIALAIETIRQRQPAANFLVVDFDVHHGNGIDYIYYNDPTVFYYSLHGTPDHIYPHSGYVHETGHGPGAGFTCNITLPLETSGDEWLRRFTDNLDHAVRKIQPDYILVGAGFDAHYQDPFGVMKVEDRHFLRAVRLIRETAWDHCGGKAGFFLEGGYSTAVLERLVPEIITILASGADSPFCPP; encoded by the coding sequence ATGCTGAGCCTTGAAAAGAAATTTCCCAAGGGGAAAGGGCGCTTCGTACTCTTTTCCCACCCCGACTGCCTTCTGCACCGGGTGAGGGAAGATCACCCGGAGACTCCCGCCCGCCTGGAGAGCATCCTGCATGGCTGTGCCGCCTTGCCCGCCTCCCTTCCCTTGTCCTTTCAGGTTCCACCTCCGGCTACCGTGGCACAGCTGCAACTGGTCCATGAAGAGAAGTACCTGCTGAACCTGGAGGCTGCCTGCCGGCAGCGGGACCCCCTGTTCATGACCCCCGACAATCATATCTGCCCCGATACCTTCCGGGCGGTGCTTGCCGCCGCAGGTTGCGCCCTGGCCCTGGGGGAGACGCTGCTGGAGAACGGGGCCGGTTTCGCCCTGGTCCGTCCGCCTGGGCACCATGCGGGCAGAAAAAGCGCCGAGGGATTCTGCTTCGTCAACCATATTGCCCTGGCCATCGAGACCATCAGGCAGCGGCAACCGGCGGCGAATTTTCTCGTGGTGGATTTCGATGTCCATCACGGCAACGGCATCGACTACATCTACTACAACGACCCCACGGTTTTTTACTACTCCCTGCACGGCACCCCCGACCATATCTACCCCCATTCCGGCTATGTCCATGAAACCGGCCATGGGCCGGGGGCGGGGTTCACCTGCAACATCACGCTTCCCTTGGAGACGTCGGGGGACGAATGGCTGCGCCGGTTTACCGACAACCTGGACCATGCGGTCCGCAAGATCCAGCCGGACTACATTCTGGTGGGCGCCGGCTTCGATGCACATTACCAGGACCCCTTCGGGGTCATGAAAGTGGAGGACCGGCACTTTCTCCGGGCGGTGCGCCTCATCCGTGAAACGGCGTGGGACCACTGCGGAGGGAAAGCCGGCTTCTTCCTGGAGGGAGGCTATTCGACTGCCGTTCTTGAGCGGCTGGTGCCGGAAATTATCACCATCCTCGCCAGCGGGGCTGATTCCCCCTTCTGCCCCCCCTGA
- a CDS encoding CsbD family protein, producing MKESEKQSVKDRAEGKYHQMKGSLKESAGKALNKPGTTVAGKAEKTAGKVQEKVGRAERSSHK from the coding sequence ATGAAAGAAAGCGAGAAGCAAAGTGTTAAGGACAGGGCAGAAGGCAAATATCATCAGATGAAGGGCAGCCTTAAGGAATCTGCAGGCAAGGCATTGAACAAGCCGGGCACAACGGTGGCAGGGAAAGCAGAAAAGACAGCTGGCAAAGTGCAGGAAAAAGTGGGTAGGGCAGAGAGGAGCTCTCATAAATAA
- a CDS encoding AI-2E family transporter, producing MQRYTTISYLLAVSAVLLVLRFHLLPAVFAGLAVYVLTLKLAGHLPKNMNRFAHKVALGVVVICVITCLTSAGAAIWSFVGSSHGIAALLATVVDTLDSLRRTLPDSVAEVLPTTIEGLNEQLVEILRNHVQKISVVGMEGIKVFAHILLGMVVGGMAAVHHFIEHEKSPPFIGALRSRLGKLATAFDKVVFAQVKISGLNSIFTALYLLVVLPLFGVHLPMASLLVLLTFAVGMLPVVGNLISNTVIVVISLGVSPLVGIASLVFLVLIHKAEYFMNARIVGHEVQATAWELLCAMLLLEAMFGVAGLVAAPVVYAWLKAEVKEKGMI from the coding sequence ATGCAAAGATATACCACTATCAGCTATCTGCTGGCCGTCAGCGCCGTATTGCTCGTTCTGCGCTTTCACCTGTTGCCTGCTGTGTTCGCAGGCCTGGCAGTCTACGTACTGACATTGAAGCTCGCCGGTCATCTCCCGAAAAACATGAACCGTTTTGCCCACAAGGTGGCTCTGGGGGTCGTGGTAATCTGCGTCATAACCTGTCTCACCAGCGCCGGAGCTGCGATCTGGTCCTTCGTGGGCAGCAGTCATGGCATCGCTGCCCTGCTTGCCACGGTTGTGGATACCCTTGACAGCTTGCGTCGAACGCTTCCTGACTCCGTGGCCGAGGTGTTGCCGACGACAATTGAGGGGCTGAATGAGCAGCTTGTCGAGATACTGCGCAATCATGTCCAGAAAATATCCGTGGTAGGAATGGAGGGTATCAAGGTATTTGCCCACATTCTTCTGGGAATGGTGGTCGGCGGAATGGCTGCAGTACATCATTTCATCGAACATGAAAAGTCGCCGCCATTTATCGGAGCCTTGCGATCGAGATTGGGAAAACTTGCGACAGCCTTCGACAAGGTTGTTTTTGCCCAAGTCAAGATTTCCGGCCTCAACTCAATCTTCACTGCCCTTTATCTGCTTGTGGTGCTGCCGCTTTTCGGTGTTCACCTGCCAATGGCATCACTGCTGGTTCTGCTTACCTTTGCCGTCGGCATGCTTCCCGTGGTGGGCAATCTCATATCAAATACGGTTATTGTTGTCATAAGTCTCGGGGTATCGCCACTGGTGGGGATTGCCTCCCTGGTTTTCCTGGTGCTGATCCATAAAGCGGAGTATTTCATGAACGCCCGGATCGTAGGCCATGAAGTACAGGCAACAGCATGGGAACTGTTGTGCGCAATGCTGCTTTTGGAGGCGATGTTCGGCGTCGCCGGCCTGGTGGCCGCACCGGTTGTTTATGCCTGGTTAAAGGCCGAGGTCAAGGAAAAGGGAATGATCTGA
- a CDS encoding cyclohex-1-ene-1-carbonyl-CoA dehydrogenase — translation MKHLTEEQRLTLEMVRDVAIREIAPRAQELDEKSLFPEHARDLFAQLGLLNPLLPAAYGGTEMGIATVVLILEEISRVCASTALLLIGQFDGMLPIIHGGSPALKEKFLPRFSGESKLLTALGATEPNAGSDLLNMKTRAERKGDKYVINGQKCFITNGSVADITVVYAYTDPSKGAKGISAFVVERGTPGLIYGRDEVKMGMRGSINSELFFENMEIPAENLIGEEGTGFANLMQTLSVNRIFCAAQAVGIAQGALEIAMNHARERVQFGNTIAHLTPIQFMIADMATAVEASRLLTRKAAQLVDEHDKKAVVFGGMAKTFASDTAMQVTTDAVQVLGGSGYMKENNVERMMRDAKLTQIYTGTNQITRMVTGRALLFQ, via the coding sequence ATGAAACACTTGACCGAAGAACAGAGACTAACCCTGGAAATGGTGCGCGATGTCGCAATCCGGGAAATCGCCCCAAGGGCCCAGGAACTGGACGAGAAATCACTCTTCCCCGAACATGCCCGTGACCTTTTTGCCCAGCTCGGGCTTTTGAACCCGCTTCTGCCGGCTGCTTACGGGGGCACCGAAATGGGCATAGCCACCGTCGTCCTTATTCTGGAGGAAATCTCCCGGGTCTGCGCGTCCACCGCCCTTTTATTGATCGGCCAGTTCGACGGCATGCTCCCCATCATCCACGGGGGAAGTCCGGCCCTGAAAGAAAAATTCCTCCCCCGCTTCAGCGGCGAATCGAAGCTTTTGACCGCCCTGGGGGCAACGGAGCCAAATGCCGGCTCGGACCTGCTGAACATGAAGACCCGCGCCGAGCGTAAGGGGGACAAATACGTCATCAACGGCCAGAAATGCTTTATCACCAACGGCTCCGTTGCCGATATCACCGTCGTCTATGCCTATACCGACCCGTCCAAGGGGGCGAAGGGGATCAGCGCCTTTGTCGTGGAGCGGGGCACACCGGGCCTCATCTATGGCCGTGACGAAGTGAAGATGGGGATGCGCGGATCCATCAACTCCGAACTCTTCTTCGAAAACATGGAAATCCCCGCCGAGAACCTGATCGGCGAAGAGGGGACCGGCTTTGCCAACCTCATGCAGACCCTTTCGGTGAACCGCATCTTCTGCGCCGCCCAGGCGGTTGGCATTGCCCAGGGTGCCCTGGAGATCGCCATGAACCATGCCCGTGAACGGGTCCAGTTCGGCAATACCATCGCCCACCTGACCCCGATCCAGTTCATGATCGCCGATATGGCCACCGCCGTGGAGGCTTCGCGGCTCTTGACGAGAAAGGCCGCCCAGCTGGTGGACGAGCACGATAAAAAGGCCGTCGTCTTCGGGGGAATGGCCAAGACCTTCGCCAGCGACACCGCCATGCAGGTAACCACCGATGCGGTCCAGGTGCTGGGGGGCTCCGGCTACATGAAGGAGAACAACGTGGAGCGCATGATGCGCGATGCCAAGCTTACCCAGATCTACACCGGCACCAACCAGATCACCCGCATGGTCACCGGCAGGGCCTTGTTATTCCAGTAG
- a CDS encoding cyclohexane-1-carbonyl-CoA dehydrogenase: MFTHNEEIRIAADTIRQAARERIAPLAASIDATGELNQEVTTLLWDLGLMTLVFPAEHGGAEQSQGTLLCTAVEEIARHCASSALMLIIQAVGSYPLLHGGSKELLDRVLPRIVAERELAAYLVSEPGAGSDVGNIRTTAVRDGNHYVISGTKCFSTNGPIASFYTVLARTSENGRNGLTFFLVERDTPGFSVGKIEKKLGQRGSKTSEMYLDEVRVPVGNLLGEENKGFNLAMKDFDMSRPAIGAQALGIAEGAFDQMLRHARERKTFGQALCEHQMIQQIIADSATAIEAARGLVYRSAALYDQGQRNTKLASMAKLFASDAAMKITTDAIQVFGGYGYMQDYPVERMFRDAKLTQIFEGANQIQRLVIAREILKETA, from the coding sequence ATGTTTACCCATAATGAAGAGATCCGCATTGCCGCGGACACCATCCGCCAGGCGGCGCGGGAGCGAATAGCTCCCCTGGCCGCCTCCATCGACGCCACCGGTGAGCTCAACCAAGAGGTGACAACCCTGCTGTGGGACCTGGGGCTCATGACCCTGGTTTTTCCCGCCGAACATGGGGGCGCCGAGCAGAGCCAGGGAACGCTGCTCTGTACGGCGGTGGAGGAGATCGCCCGCCACTGCGCCTCGTCGGCACTGATGTTGATTATTCAGGCCGTGGGCAGCTATCCCCTGCTCCATGGCGGCAGCAAGGAACTCCTCGACCGGGTGCTGCCGCGAATAGTTGCCGAGCGAGAACTGGCCGCCTACCTGGTTTCCGAACCCGGCGCAGGCTCTGATGTTGGGAACATCCGCACCACAGCTGTCAGGGACGGCAATCACTATGTCATTTCCGGCACCAAGTGCTTCTCCACCAACGGCCCCATTGCCTCTTTCTATACGGTGCTGGCTCGAACCTCGGAGAACGGCCGTAACGGCCTCACCTTCTTCCTGGTGGAACGGGACACCCCGGGCTTTTCCGTGGGCAAGATCGAGAAGAAACTGGGGCAGCGGGGCTCCAAGACATCCGAAATGTACCTGGACGAAGTGCGGGTGCCGGTGGGGAACCTGCTCGGCGAGGAAAACAAGGGCTTCAATCTGGCCATGAAGGACTTCGACATGTCACGTCCCGCCATCGGCGCCCAGGCCCTGGGGATTGCCGAGGGAGCATTCGACCAGATGCTCCGCCATGCCAGGGAGAGAAAAACCTTCGGCCAGGCCCTCTGCGAGCACCAGATGATCCAGCAGATTATCGCCGACAGCGCCACGGCCATCGAGGCGGCCCGCGGGCTGGTCTACCGGTCTGCAGCTCTCTACGACCAGGGGCAGCGCAACACCAAGCTCGCCTCCATGGCCAAGCTCTTCGCCTCCGACGCCGCCATGAAGATCACCACCGACGCCATCCAGGTCTTCGGCGGCTACGGCTACATGCAGGACTACCCCGTGGAGCGGATGTTCCGGGATGCCAAGCTCACCCAGATCTTTGAGGGGGCAAACCAGATCCAGCGGCTGGTCATTGCCAGGGAAATACTGAAAGAGACCGCCTGA
- a CDS encoding acetyl-CoA hydrolase/transferase family protein, producing MDIVKNAKSSYGRQYRDKLCSPEEAASIVKSGDALCFPISVGEPTLFVRALAARKHELEGVIVNQQHHLCPDYFTKDSAPHIRVNAWFTSHVSREAVQNGWADFIPNYFHEVPRLLREFWPIDVAGTVVSPMDEHGYFTCSLSVAYTMEAVKKAKKVVVQVNSQAPRTHGNCHIHISEIDHIIECNEPLEELTISPISTIEEAIGGYIAELVEDGSCLQLGWGGIPNSVCKALLHKKDLGIHTELLSDGMVDLILAGAVNNSRKQTHLGKTVATFALGTRRLYEFMNENPTIEMHPVDYVNYPHNIGKNDKVVSINATLEVDLLGQCCSESFGHLQWSGTGGQADFARGANISNGGKGFITTASTAKNDTISRIVPTLKPGASVTTGKNDVDYVVTEFGVAKLRGQTARQRALNLINIAHPDFRGELTEAARRMNRI from the coding sequence ATGGACATCGTAAAAAACGCCAAAAGCAGCTATGGCCGACAATACCGGGATAAACTGTGCTCTCCGGAAGAAGCCGCATCCATCGTCAAATCTGGCGATGCCCTTTGTTTTCCCATCAGCGTCGGAGAGCCGACTCTTTTCGTCCGGGCGCTGGCGGCACGCAAACACGAACTGGAAGGGGTAATCGTCAATCAACAGCATCACCTCTGCCCCGACTATTTCACAAAAGACTCGGCCCCGCACATCCGGGTAAATGCCTGGTTCACCAGCCATGTATCGCGGGAGGCGGTACAGAACGGCTGGGCCGATTTCATACCCAATTACTTCCATGAAGTACCGCGGCTGTTGCGGGAATTCTGGCCTATCGACGTGGCCGGGACGGTGGTGTCCCCCATGGACGAACATGGCTACTTTACCTGCAGCTTGTCGGTGGCCTACACCATGGAGGCGGTGAAAAAGGCGAAGAAGGTGGTAGTGCAGGTGAATTCCCAGGCGCCACGGACCCATGGCAATTGCCATATCCATATTTCAGAAATAGACCACATCATCGAGTGCAACGAGCCCTTGGAGGAATTGACGATATCGCCCATATCCACCATAGAGGAGGCCATAGGGGGCTACATAGCCGAGCTGGTGGAGGATGGATCGTGTTTGCAACTGGGCTGGGGAGGCATCCCCAATTCGGTCTGCAAGGCGCTCTTGCACAAAAAGGATCTGGGGATCCATACCGAGCTCCTCTCCGACGGCATGGTGGACCTGATCCTGGCGGGCGCGGTCAACAATTCCCGCAAGCAGACCCACCTGGGCAAGACGGTGGCAACCTTTGCCCTGGGAACGAGACGTCTCTACGAGTTCATGAATGAAAACCCGACCATAGAAATGCATCCGGTGGACTACGTGAACTATCCCCACAACATCGGCAAGAACGACAAGGTGGTTTCGATCAACGCAACCCTGGAAGTGGATCTCCTGGGTCAGTGTTGTTCCGAATCCTTCGGCCATCTGCAATGGAGCGGTACCGGCGGCCAGGCCGACTTCGCCCGGGGCGCGAACATCTCAAATGGGGGCAAAGGCTTCATCACCACTGCCTCCACTGCTAAAAACGACACCATCTCGCGGATCGTCCCGACCCTCAAGCCGGGTGCATCGGTCACCACCGGAAAGAATGACGTGGACTACGTGGTGACCGAATTCGGGGTGGCCAAACTCCGGGGACAGACCGCCCGGCAACGGGCGCTCAACCTGATCAACATCGCCCATCCCGATTTTCGTGGTGAACTGACGGAAGCGGCCCGCAGAATGAACAGGATCTAA
- a CDS encoding class I adenylate-forming enzyme family protein, whose amino-acid sequence MADDRHYTYDISMFRDTFENDFTYLNGFLRNTHRYADRTALTCYLRNRQWTYRVLNEDCNRLAHALMKDGVGKTDIVMYQLYNCAEWVFIYLAPQKLGAINCPINFRLSYGETATIIDDSKPKVFFYDGADGETAEKALNTAQHKPKTVVMVDIFGTATPFAGAISYEDYVRDQPHTNPDIPRPTHIYDEVTRLYTSGTTGRPKGVPLNNINEIFSAHDVIMHFPLSPRDKTLNMTPWFHRGGLYSGGPNPTLYVGGELVPLRHFHAATVMGLAEEHGLSFLIGAPVTLSALADEQQKNRRDLSRLKGIVTMGAPLERAACIRFQEVLTPNIFNGYGSTEAFWNTFLRPYDLPDMAGSAGRSCTDDDMAVVRVYPDRLAEPDDHVAKDGNEVGEVIVRAAGKCSFSYVNRPEDAKAKFYKGWLYIGDLCTWNEQEFMTVVGRKDDMFISGGENIHPVQVEAVLNEHPEVTNSLVVGMPDPKWGQVVVAYVIKSGEMLTAKGLDEYCLQHPMLANYKRPRYYRFVDTLPMTATGKLLHYKAKVQVQEDSQAGLFEKV is encoded by the coding sequence ATGGCAGACGACAGACACTATACCTACGATATTTCCATGTTCCGTGACACCTTTGAAAACGACTTCACCTATCTCAACGGCTTTCTCCGGAATACCCACCGCTATGCCGACCGCACCGCGCTCACCTGTTATCTGCGCAATCGCCAGTGGACCTACCGCGTGCTTAACGAGGACTGTAACCGCTTGGCCCATGCCCTTATGAAGGATGGCGTCGGCAAGACCGACATCGTCATGTACCAGTTGTATAACTGCGCCGAGTGGGTCTTCATCTATCTGGCTCCCCAGAAGCTCGGCGCCATAAACTGCCCGATCAACTTTCGTCTTTCCTATGGGGAGACTGCGACGATAATCGATGACAGCAAGCCCAAAGTCTTTTTCTATGACGGCGCCGATGGGGAGACGGCGGAAAAGGCGCTCAACACGGCACAGCATAAGCCGAAAACGGTGGTCATGGTGGATATCTTCGGTACGGCAACGCCCTTTGCCGGCGCCATTTCCTATGAGGACTACGTGCGCGACCAGCCCCATACCAATCCCGACATCCCACGTCCCACCCATATCTATGACGAGGTGACACGGCTCTATACCTCGGGGACGACGGGACGGCCCAAGGGTGTGCCCCTCAACAACATCAACGAGATCTTCAGCGCCCACGACGTCATCATGCACTTTCCCCTCTCCCCCAGGGACAAGACCCTGAACATGACCCCATGGTTTCATCGGGGCGGGCTCTATTCAGGTGGGCCTAATCCCACTCTCTATGTGGGGGGGGAACTGGTACCCCTGCGCCATTTCCATGCGGCAACGGTCATGGGGCTGGCCGAGGAGCATGGCCTCAGCTTCCTTATCGGCGCGCCGGTCACCCTTTCGGCGCTGGCTGACGAACAGCAGAAGAATCGCCGGGACCTGAGCCGGTTGAAGGGGATCGTCACCATGGGAGCCCCCCTGGAGCGGGCGGCCTGCATCAGGTTTCAGGAGGTGCTGACCCCCAACATCTTCAACGGCTACGGCAGCACGGAGGCCTTCTGGAATACCTTCCTGCGCCCCTATGACCTGCCGGACATGGCCGGATCGGCCGGTCGATCCTGCACTGACGACGACATGGCGGTGGTCAGGGTATACCCGGACCGGTTGGCGGAACCGGACGACCACGTGGCGAAGGACGGTAATGAGGTGGGTGAGGTGATCGTCCGGGCGGCGGGCAAATGTTCGTTCAGCTATGTCAATCGACCGGAGGACGCCAAGGCGAAGTTTTACAAGGGCTGGCTCTATATCGGCGACCTTTGCACCTGGAACGAGCAGGAGTTTATGACCGTGGTCGGCAGGAAAGACGACATGTTCATCTCCGGCGGCGAAAACATTCACCCGGTGCAGGTGGAGGCGGTTCTCAACGAACATCCCGAAGTGACGAACAGCCTGGTGGTCGGTATGCCAGACCCCAAATGGGGGCAAGTGGTGGTTGCATACGTAATAAAATCTGGTGAGATGCTTACCGCTAAAGGACTGGATGAATATTGCCTGCAACACCCGATGCTGGCCAATTACAAGAGACCGCGATACTACCGCTTCGTCGATACCTTGCCGATGACAGCAACAGGCAAGCTGCTCCACTACAAGGCAAAGGTGCAAGTGCAGGAGGATTCCCAGGCCGGGCTGTTCGAGAAGGTTTGA
- a CDS encoding formylmethanofuran dehydrogenase subunit E family protein, whose translation MRVNFCKLLPCVAFAGVMSMAVSFSSAAAADTPTPATALYEQLEVFHGHVCAGSLFGARLGFAAKEALKAAGGTGKFKSNYYDLSCPVDGIQVGAGTTYGNKALVVQDRDEHRLVLTAEGNGLTAEARLTRKAEEMGLRTRDLGKKAKALGAGSPDRQKLEQEIENIYIWLKTAPAGEVVKVTMLNKKLKR comes from the coding sequence ATGAGAGTTAACTTCTGCAAACTTTTACCTTGTGTTGCCTTTGCCGGCGTCATGTCTATGGCTGTCTCCTTCAGTAGTGCTGCGGCGGCCGACACACCTACGCCGGCCACTGCTCTGTATGAACAACTTGAGGTGTTTCACGGGCATGTTTGTGCCGGATCACTCTTTGGTGCGCGGCTTGGTTTTGCGGCTAAAGAAGCACTCAAAGCAGCAGGCGGCACTGGTAAATTCAAGTCCAATTATTATGACCTGTCCTGCCCGGTGGACGGTATCCAGGTCGGCGCCGGCACCACATACGGCAATAAAGCCCTGGTGGTGCAAGACAGGGATGAACACCGGCTTGTTTTGACAGCCGAGGGTAACGGGCTGACGGCTGAGGCGCGGCTGACCCGAAAGGCGGAAGAGATGGGGCTGCGGACTCGCGATTTGGGGAAAAAGGCCAAGGCTCTTGGGGCAGGCTCACCTGACCGACAAAAGCTGGAGCAGGAAATCGAGAACATTTATATATGGCTTAAGACTGCCCCTGCAGGCGAAGTGGTCAAGGTCACCATGCTGAACAAGAAATTAAAACGCTGA